A single Eleginops maclovinus isolate JMC-PN-2008 ecotype Puerto Natales chromosome 5, JC_Emac_rtc_rv5, whole genome shotgun sequence DNA region contains:
- the LOC134864448 gene encoding E3 ubiquitin-protein ligase TRIM35-like — protein sequence MEITSGPSMSCQSFLPVSLHPAEAEDFASPLCSFDSQEACEEHKESLSMFCLDDLKPLCERCAAVSHAGHRVYLLTEAATDCKEELKTSLNGLKKKRMQFEKVTQNCEHASRHNQAEVKLTEEVMKKEFESLHQFLREQESARLLALREEQEEKKREAEKKIDEMDQLIQSLEEKIQLVKEELDAGGEGAGFLQQYQETTNSTCTGDTEPQKVCRPLIDVAKHLGNLQFAEWEKMKHIAPYTPVTLDPRTAGQTLRVSPGLNSVHLTPGALQCLDAQGDPELSHPYSCIMAREGFDSGVHCWDIEVGDTNSWAVGVAAHSVSTGAELIACPEAGLWCISLREGEYLALTAPAQKLNSQHLSKLRVRLDWDEGTLEFLNADTETHIFTFKHHFTEKVYPYFESTSLCGSFTVLAQRVKVRLGSDNVPVEDNAIPEEDRMTKSCSCNQGDINALSTKCNGKQCEHLNEDKQTKLQRSTLKNCIIKTKPAEQKSKDNKAAFKKQSSKSRFSVTYHVSLNRALNIINSESDSHKQIHMNHIDHTVNPA from the exons ATGGAGATCACCAGCGGCCCCTCCATGAGCTGCCAATCtttcctccctgtctccctTCACCCAGCCGAGGCAGAAGATTTTGCCTCACCGCTCTGCTCGTTTGACTCTCAGGAGGCATGTGAAGAACACAAAGAGAGCCTGTCCATGTTCTGTTTGGATGACCTGAAGCCTTTATGTGAACGCTGTGCAGCTGTGAGCCATGCAGGACACAGAGTTTACCTCCTGACTGAGGCTGCTACTGACTGCAAG GAGGAGCTCAAAACATCACTAAATGgactgaagaagaagaggatgcaATTTGAGAAAGTCACACAAAACTGTGAACATGCATCCAGACATAACCAG GCTGAGGTCAAACTCACAGAGGAGGTCATGAAGAAGGAGTTTGAGAGTCTTCACCAGTTTTTGAGAGAACAGGAATCAGCCAGGCTGCTCGCCCTCAgggaggaacaagaggagaagaagagagaggcagaaaaaaagatAGACGAAATGGATCAGCTGATACAATCTCTGGAGGAGAAGATACAACTGGTTAAAGAGGAACTAGatgcaggaggagaaggggcTGGATTTCTACAG CAATACCAAGAAACAACTAATAG TACCTGCACAGGTGACACGGAGCCACAGAAGGTTTGCAGACCTCTGATAGATGTGGCCAAACACCTAGGGAACCTCCAGTTTGCTGAATGGGAGAAGATGAAACACATCGCCCCATACA CGCCTGTGACCCTTGACCCCAGGACAGCAGGCCAGACTCTGAGGGTGTCCCCTGGGTTAAACAGTGTCCATTTAACCCCTGGAGCCTTACAGTGTCTGGATGCCCAGGGTGACCCTGAACTTTCCCACCCCTATTCCTGCATCATGGCGAGAGAGGGCTTTGACTCAGGAGTGCACTGTTGGGATATTGAG GTTGGTGACACTAACAGCTGGGCAGTCGGTGTGGCTGCTCACTCAGTGTCCACAGGTGCAGAGTTAATAGCCTGTCCAGAGGCAGGACTATGGTGTATCAGCCTGCGAGAAGGCGAGTACCTGGCTCTGACCGCTCCCGCTCAGAAACTAAACTCACAACACCTCTCCAAGCTCCGTGTGAGGCTGGACTGGGATGAAGGGACGCTCGAATTCTTGAACGCTGATActgaaacacatattttcacGTTTAAACATCACTTCACTGAGAAGGTGTATCCATACTTTGAGAGTACATCGTTGTGTGGTAGCTTTACTGTGTTGGCACAGAGAGTGAAGGTCAGGCTGGGGTCAGATAATGTCCCTGTAGAGGACAATGCTATCCCTGAGGAGGATCGGATGACAAAAAGTTGTTCCTGCAATCAGGGAGATATTAACGCTCTTTCAACAAAATGCAACGGCAAGCAGTGCGAACATCTGAATGAAGACAAGCAAACCAAACTTCAGAGAAGCACCTTGAAGAACTgtatcattaaaacaaaacccGCTGAGCAAAAGTCAAAAGATAACAAAGCCGCGTtcaaaaaacagagcagcaagTCCAGGTTCAGTGTGACCTACCATGTGTCACTGAACAGAGCCCTAAACATCATCAACAGTGAGTCTGACAGTCACAAACAAATCCATATGAATCATATTGATCATACGGTTAATCCTGCATGA